From the Lactobacillus johnsonii genome, the window AACATTTTTACCAGTTATTATCGCAAATATGATAATTGGGATTGTCCAAGAATTACGTGCAAAAAGTGTTTTAGACAAATTAAATGTTATGAATACAACAAAAATAGCCGTAATTCGTGATCAGCAGGAAAAAATTGTACCAATCGAAGATCTGGTTTTAGGGGATGTAATTGTACTTAAAACTGGGGATCAAATTCCTGCTGATGGGCAAGTTGTTTCTGGAACTTTACGAGTAAATGAAGCGTTGCTAACTGGTGAAGCCGATGAAATAGAGAAAGATGTTGGCGCAGAGTTAATGTCTGGAAGCTTCGTAGTTGCAGGAAAAGCTTATGCGCGGCTTGAAAAGGTTGGTAAGAATTCTTATGTTTCTAAGCTAACTTTAGAAGCTAAAGCGATGAATTCAAAAGAGGGCTCTGAAATGGTGCGCTCAATTAATCGATTGATTAAATGGGTTGGAATCATCATCATCCCCTGTGGAATTGCCCTCTTCATTGTTGCCCGTTATGTAAATCATTTAAATTTAGCGGACAGTATTGTCTCAATGGAAGCAGCAATTATTGGAATGATCCCTGAAGGTCTGTATTTATTAACGACAATTGCTTTGGCATTAGCAGCTATGCGTTTAGCGCGTTCCCAAGTTATGCTTCATGATATGAAAAGTGTTGAAACATTAGCTCGGGTTAATGTGCTATGTGTTGATAAAACTGGAACAATTACGGAACCTAAAATGGAAGTAGAGGAAGTTATTCCAGTTAGTGTTACTAAAGAAGAGTTAAGCAAAGAAATTTCTATTTTTGCCCAAAATATGCCGCATGATAATGCAACTATCAAGGCTGTCGCAAAAACTTTTAATCAAAAATTTAATATTCAGGCTACGCAAATCATCCCTTTTACTTCGGTAAATAAATATAGTGGGGCAGTTATTAAGAACAACACTTTATTAATGGGTGCGCCTGAGTTTGTATTGCGGGATCAATTTGAAAATTACGAAAAAGAAATAAATCAATATACCCGACAAGGATATCGAGTTTTAGTTTTTGGAAAATATCCGCATGCACTAAGGGATGAAAAAGAAAAATTGGTAGAGCCTGTTGAGCTATTAGGTTATATTTTAATTTCTAATCCAATCCGTAAAGAAGCAAAAAGTACTTTTGAATATTTTGATCGTCAAGGGGTAAATATCAAGGTGATCTCTGGAGATAACCCGTTAACGGTAGCACGCGTTGCAAAGCAGGCCGGTATTCGGGATGCAGATAAGTTGATTGATGCAACCGAAATTGGTAAAGGCGACTATGAAGAAGTTGTTAAAAAATATAACGTTTTTGGACGTGTTAAACCTGATCAAAAGAAAAAGTTAATTAAAGCTCTTCAAAAAAATGGTAATACTGTTGCAATGACAGGAGATGGTGTTAACGACATTTTAGCAATGAAGACAGCAGATTGTTCAATTGCTATGGCATCAGGCAATAGTGCTGCTGTTCAAGCATCCCAAGTTGTTTTGTTAGATTCTGATTTTGCTAGAATGCCAAAAGTGGTAGATGAAGGTAGAAAAGTAGTTAATAACATTGAAAGATCAGCTAGTTTGTTCTTGGTAAAGAATATCTTTTCATTTTTAATGGCCATCTTTTCTCTTGCCTTTGCAATGTCTTATCCATTGCGTCCGGCTCAAATAGCCTTAATTTCAGCATTTACTATTGGTCTACCATCATTCTTATTAGCTCTTGAAAATAATTACAACCGTATTCGCGGAAAATTTATTCCTAATGTATTGTCAAGGGCAATTCCTGGTGGAATTACAGATATGCTCGCGGTCTCAATTTTGGTAGTGGCAGATATGGTTTTAGAATTAGGAAGACCAGAAGTAGCTACAACGGCTACGATGTTATTAGTCGCAGTAGGGATGATGGTGCTATACCATATTTCTAGACCACTAAATAAATTTAGGTGGACTGTTTTAGGTGGATCCTTTTTAGCATTAGTTTTATCTATTATTTTCTTCCATAATTTATTTGCACTTTCACGTATCTCTGCAACTGCTGTTTTCTTATTGTTAGTTTTATTCTTTGCAGAAATTACTATATTTAGATTATTAAGTAAGTTTGCTGATGGTGTTAGAGAAGTCTTAGTTGCATATGATCAAAAGGGTAAAGATTTAACTATTGATGATATCAAACAAGCCTATCGCAAGGGAAGAAATATGGTAAATATGTCAGTTCCTGAAGAATAAAAGTGGTAAATAAGTATTTTTTTCGCCTGGTTGAATGATACAATTAAACGGTTGAGACAATACTTATCAGAGGTAAGAAATGAAAAATCATAGTGTAGAAAAATATAAAAATAAAATAATAGATTATCTTATTCCTATAATTTTGAGTCTAGTAATTGCAACTGTTTTAATTTGGACTGAATTGACTACTCGATCTGGTCTTACTTTGGATGACACTGCTTTTCACTTTCATCGTTTTTATGATACTTACCAGCAAATACAGAATCATAACTTCTCTTACTTTCAAATGAATTATGGAATGGGTGAGAGTGGGCGAATAGTCAATGCTTTATATGGCCCATTCTTTGCTTATTTAATGGGAAGCTT encodes:
- a CDS encoding cation-translocating P-type ATPase codes for the protein MKENFKQPIGLTQAEVEQRIKEGKVNRAVNDQAKTTWQIIKENTFTYFNLIFLVLAILLVIVGEYKDLTFLPVIIANMIIGIVQELRAKSVLDKLNVMNTTKIAVIRDQQEKIVPIEDLVLGDVIVLKTGDQIPADGQVVSGTLRVNEALLTGEADEIEKDVGAELMSGSFVVAGKAYARLEKVGKNSYVSKLTLEAKAMNSKEGSEMVRSINRLIKWVGIIIIPCGIALFIVARYVNHLNLADSIVSMEAAIIGMIPEGLYLLTTIALALAAMRLARSQVMLHDMKSVETLARVNVLCVDKTGTITEPKMEVEEVIPVSVTKEELSKEISIFAQNMPHDNATIKAVAKTFNQKFNIQATQIIPFTSVNKYSGAVIKNNTLLMGAPEFVLRDQFENYEKEINQYTRQGYRVLVFGKYPHALRDEKEKLVEPVELLGYILISNPIRKEAKSTFEYFDRQGVNIKVISGDNPLTVARVAKQAGIRDADKLIDATEIGKGDYEEVVKKYNVFGRVKPDQKKKLIKALQKNGNTVAMTGDGVNDILAMKTADCSIAMASGNSAAVQASQVVLLDSDFARMPKVVDEGRKVVNNIERSASLFLVKNIFSFLMAIFSLAFAMSYPLRPAQIALISAFTIGLPSFLLALENNYNRIRGKFIPNVLSRAIPGGITDMLAVSILVVADMVLELGRPEVATTATMLLVAVGMMVLYHISRPLNKFRWTVLGGSFLALVLSIIFFHNLFALSRISATAVFLLLVLFFAEITIFRLLSKFADGVREVLVAYDQKGKDLTIDDIKQAYRKGRNMVNMSVPEE